The Paenibacillus sp. MBLB1832 genome has a window encoding:
- a CDS encoding GNAT family N-acetyltransferase, translating into MTSIIREATPQDTTAISALISQLTGKSISPLHIENRLYSMRDNPDELLYVYEEKNRILGTLSFRIKRDAEQFGQLIFSEISVMSAANDSPSAQDPRAQLEDYAVQLANKHNCAGMMWLTETGAAHPSREAQSPIGFDETGYRFVKRFI; encoded by the coding sequence ATGACCTCCATTATTCGCGAAGCAACACCCCAAGATACAACCGCCATTTCTGCACTCATTTCCCAACTGACAGGCAAATCGATCTCCCCTCTGCATATCGAGAATCGATTATATAGCATGCGAGACAATCCCGATGAGCTGCTCTACGTGTATGAAGAGAAGAATCGCATTCTGGGTACGCTTAGTTTTCGAATCAAGCGCGATGCCGAACAATTCGGCCAACTCATCTTTAGCGAAATTTCGGTGATGTCTGCAGCGAACGACTCCCCAAGCGCTCAGGATCCTCGCGCACAGTTGGAAGACTATGCGGTACAGCTCGCCAACAAGCATAATTGCGCAGGCATGATGTGGCTAACGGAGACGGGGGCTGCCCACCCTTCTCGTGAAGCTCAATCCCCGATTGGCTTTGATGAAACAGGCTATCGCTTTGTGAAACGATTCATTTAA
- a CDS encoding ATP-binding protein produces the protein MSNRHKLHRERIEKRSRERMELREQIKRERKEQRELRRRLKKGSPKQTLRQKVGGILFGVGIFALIIVYWLGTFYGSDYLYTRLDKRPPEVVVQLINCIGGMFLWGMTMAILGQFFRKHQLIFYQSLNQAIRSMSRGDFNVWVDNDPRNGPFGEIADSINQMATDLGQLEKMRQEFISNVSHEIQSPLTSISGFSRALQNDQLSPEERKHYLTIIETESVRLSKLSDNLLKLTSLESQHHPFEPASYRLDKQLRNHILACEPQWVDKDIEMDIELDTITIAADEDLLSQVWTNLIHNAVKFVPTRGTIRVRAASYGDEAVIRISNNGPSIPEEDQLHIFERFYKADKSRNRTAGGNGLGLSIVKKIVEMHHGTIKVESKAEDMTTFIVSLPIHQEAGLQG, from the coding sequence ATGAGCAATCGGCATAAGCTGCATCGTGAGCGAATTGAGAAGCGTTCGCGCGAGCGCATGGAGCTAAGAGAGCAGATTAAGCGGGAGCGGAAGGAGCAACGGGAACTTCGGCGTCGCTTGAAGAAGGGGTCTCCAAAACAGACCTTACGCCAGAAAGTGGGCGGTATTTTATTTGGCGTTGGCATTTTCGCGTTGATTATCGTGTATTGGCTTGGCACTTTCTATGGATCTGATTATCTGTATACGCGACTTGATAAACGCCCTCCTGAAGTCGTCGTTCAGCTGATCAACTGCATTGGCGGCATGTTCCTTTGGGGGATGACGATGGCGATTTTGGGCCAGTTTTTTCGAAAGCATCAATTAATTTTCTATCAAAGTTTGAATCAAGCGATACGCAGTATGTCCCGCGGGGATTTCAACGTATGGGTGGATAATGACCCGCGGAATGGCCCTTTCGGGGAAATTGCCGATTCCATTAATCAAATGGCGACAGACTTAGGTCAGCTGGAGAAAATGAGGCAGGAATTCATCTCGAACGTCTCCCATGAAATCCAGTCGCCATTAACGTCCATCAGCGGTTTCTCCCGCGCCTTGCAGAATGATCAGCTATCGCCCGAAGAGCGAAAGCATTATTTGACCATTATCGAGACGGAAAGTGTTAGGCTCTCCAAGCTAAGCGATAATTTGCTCAAGCTGACTTCGTTGGAGTCGCAGCATCATCCCTTCGAGCCCGCAAGCTATCGCTTGGATAAGCAGCTGCGCAACCATATTTTAGCCTGTGAACCGCAATGGGTGGATAAAGATATTGAGATGGACATCGAACTGGATACCATCACGATTGCCGCGGATGAAGATTTGCTCTCGCAGGTGTGGACGAATTTGATTCATAATGCTGTGAAGTTCGTGCCTACACGGGGGACCATTCGTGTTCGTGCAGCAAGTTACGGGGATGAAGCGGTGATTCGGATCTCGAACAATGGACCGAGTATACCCGAAGAGGATCAATTGCATATTTTCGAACGTTTCTATAAAGCGGATAAATCGCGCAATCGTACCGCTGGCGGCAATGGGCTTGGCCTTTCGATCGTAAAGAAAATCGTGGAGATGCATCACGGTACAATCAAGGTTGAGAGTAAAGCGGAGGATATGACGACGTTCATCGTGAGTCTGCCTATTCATCAAGAGGCTGGGTTGCAGGGCTAA
- a CDS encoding response regulator transcription factor: MAPIMIVDDDPYIRELVRVFMLNEGFQVVEAGNGVEALKLLQTVQVDLVILDVMMPQMDGWALCKELREHYDMPVLMLTAKSETAQKVKGFELGADDYLVKPFEPMELAVRVRALLKRYKIAASQTIQAGDLTMNRKTYEITAGAESVTLPLKEFELLYKLASYPGKTFSRDQLIEQIWGFDYEGNERTVDVHINRLRERFPEERHAFRIATIRGLGYRLEVLG, translated from the coding sequence ATGGCACCGATTATGATCGTAGACGATGATCCTTATATTCGTGAGTTGGTTCGCGTTTTCATGCTGAATGAAGGCTTTCAAGTCGTAGAGGCGGGCAATGGTGTTGAGGCGCTTAAGCTGCTGCAAACCGTTCAAGTCGATCTGGTCATTCTCGATGTGATGATGCCCCAAATGGACGGCTGGGCGCTGTGCAAGGAGCTTAGGGAGCATTACGATATGCCGGTGCTGATGCTCACGGCCAAGAGCGAGACCGCGCAGAAGGTCAAAGGCTTCGAACTCGGCGCTGACGATTACCTCGTCAAGCCCTTCGAGCCGATGGAGCTGGCGGTGCGGGTGAGAGCGCTGCTCAAGCGCTACAAGATCGCGGCCTCGCAGACAATCCAAGCTGGCGATCTCACGATGAATCGCAAAACGTATGAAATCACCGCTGGCGCCGAAAGCGTCACGCTGCCGCTCAAAGAATTTGAGCTGCTCTATAAGCTGGCCAGCTATCCAGGCAAAACCTTTTCCCGCGATCAATTGATTGAGCAGATTTGGGGCTTCGACTACGAAGGTAATGAACGGACAGTGGATGTGCATATCAATCGGCTGCGGGAGCGTTTCCCTGAGGAGCGGCACGCGTTCCGCATTGCGACGATTCGGGGCTTGGGTTATCGGTTGGAGGTGCTCGGATGA
- a CDS encoding PadR family transcriptional regulator: protein MNTLSYGLLSLLAKKSRSGYELMQHIQPFWQAKHSQIYPLLAQLEGLGHVDFVHVLQSDKPDKKVYTITEQGLDALRHWITLPTDDPVTRDELSLKVYSIGLVNQEQARKVLEEREVYYLKKKERFAHLLENLKQGSAKPLDELDIHDPEFGMYVLIHKASMKVDADLVWCEWMKGKLT from the coding sequence ATGAATACCCTTTCATATGGACTACTGAGCCTTTTAGCCAAAAAATCCCGTTCCGGCTATGAGCTTATGCAGCATATACAGCCTTTTTGGCAAGCAAAGCATAGTCAAATTTATCCGCTTTTAGCGCAATTAGAGGGATTAGGGCATGTGGATTTCGTCCACGTCCTGCAGTCGGACAAACCCGACAAGAAAGTATATACGATCACGGAGCAAGGATTGGACGCTTTGCGCCATTGGATTACACTGCCAACGGATGATCCCGTGACGCGGGATGAGCTTTCGCTGAAGGTGTACAGCATCGGGCTGGTCAATCAAGAGCAGGCGAGAAAAGTACTGGAGGAACGCGAGGTTTATTATTTGAAGAAAAAAGAGCGATTCGCCCACTTGTTGGAAAATCTCAAACAAGGGAGTGCGAAACCGCTCGACGAATTGGATATACATGATCCGGAATTTGGGATGTATGTGCTGATTCATAAGGCTTCCATGAAAGTAGACGCAGATTTGGTGTGGTGCGAGTGGATGAAGGGGAAGCTTACCTAA